A region from the Dehalococcoides mccartyi CG5 genome encodes:
- a CDS encoding phosphate ABC transporter substrate-binding protein has translation MNKIASNKKIMLPVTAIMLLALGVAGCGNDTDDNNDDNTTALSGTINEAGSTTVQPLAEKLAAAFTALNPNVKVVIGGGGSSVGVKSVTEGTVDIGAASRDLKDTETGLTKHLLAKDGIAIVVHPDNTAVNNLTIDQVRDIFSGVITNWSQVGGPDKAIHVMAREEGSGTRTAFEELVMGADVRIVTNAVLQNSNGALKTALSGDKDAIGFISFGYIDSAVKALSINGIAATSENGKNGTYPIIRPLYFLTKGTTSELVQAFIDYCLSDAVQQIITEEGYLSVN, from the coding sequence TTGCCTGTAACTGCCATTATGCTGCTGGCACTGGGCGTGGCTGGTTGCGGTAATGATACCGACGATAACAACGATGACAATACCACCGCTCTTTCAGGGACTATCAACGAAGCCGGTTCTACCACTGTCCAGCCTCTGGCTGAAAAACTGGCAGCTGCTTTCACCGCCCTGAACCCGAATGTCAAAGTGGTAATTGGCGGCGGCGGTTCGTCAGTGGGCGTTAAGTCTGTAACTGAAGGCACTGTAGATATCGGTGCGGCTTCCCGTGACCTGAAGGATACCGAAACCGGTCTGACTAAACACCTTCTGGCCAAAGACGGTATTGCCATTGTGGTTCACCCTGATAATACCGCCGTTAATAACCTGACTATAGACCAAGTAAGGGATATCTTTTCAGGGGTTATTACCAACTGGAGCCAGGTAGGCGGCCCTGACAAGGCTATCCATGTAATGGCCCGTGAAGAGGGTTCGGGTACCCGGACTGCCTTTGAGGAATTGGTAATGGGTGCTGATGTGAGGATTGTAACCAATGCTGTTCTTCAGAACTCCAACGGGGCTCTTAAGACTGCCCTTTCCGGTGATAAAGATGCCATAGGCTTTATCTCCTTCGGCTACATAGATTCTGCTGTAAAAGCCCTGAGTATAAACGGCATAGCGGCCACCTCCGAGAATGGTAAAAACGGTACCTACCCCATAATCCGCCCGCTTTACTTCCTGACCAAGGGTACCACCAGCGAACTGGTGCAGGCCTTTATAGACTATTGCCTAAGTGATGCAGTCCAGCAGATAATAACCGAAGAGGGTTACTTATCCGTAAACTAA
- the pstC gene encoding phosphate ABC transporter permease subunit PstC: MLPRYFTDKLAKYGVFITALVSILVLLAIAIFIIKGGLPLFGEVNPLDFLFGQSWSPTYGEYGILSMIVGSLLVTLGAMVIAVPLGIACAILLAEVAPRRVRDLLRPAVELLVGIPSVVYGLVGIMVIVPAVRNLGGTGYSILAAVLVLSIMVLPTIISISEDSLRAVPRTYREGSLALGASHWQTIWHVLLPAARSGVGASIVLGMGRAIGETMAMIMVIGNAVIIPSSPLDPARTLTGNIAVEINYAAGLHENALFATGLVLLILILILNSLATLVLKRGEQHA; encoded by the coding sequence ATGTTACCGAGATATTTTACTGATAAACTGGCCAAATACGGGGTCTTCATCACCGCCCTTGTTTCCATACTGGTGCTGTTGGCCATCGCCATATTTATTATAAAAGGGGGGTTGCCTTTATTCGGTGAAGTAAATCCCCTGGATTTCCTTTTCGGACAGAGCTGGAGCCCTACCTACGGTGAATACGGCATACTATCCATGATAGTGGGTTCTTTACTGGTTACACTGGGCGCGATGGTGATTGCAGTGCCTCTGGGCATTGCCTGTGCTATTTTGCTGGCAGAGGTTGCACCCCGAAGGGTGCGGGATTTGCTGCGTCCGGCAGTTGAACTGTTGGTGGGTATTCCCTCGGTGGTTTACGGTCTGGTAGGCATAATGGTAATCGTGCCGGCCGTCAGAAATCTGGGGGGTACGGGTTATTCTATACTGGCGGCAGTGCTGGTGCTCTCAATTATGGTTTTGCCTACTATTATCAGCATATCCGAAGATAGTCTTAGGGCTGTCCCCCGCACTTACAGGGAAGGGTCTCTGGCGCTGGGCGCCAGCCACTGGCAGACTATCTGGCATGTGCTTTTGCCGGCTGCCCGTTCAGGGGTGGGTGCAAGCATAGTTCTGGGTATGGGCAGAGCCATCGGCGAGACTATGGCCATGATTATGGTTATAGGCAATGCGGTTATTATCCCTTCCTCGCCTCTTGACCCTGCCAGAACTCTGACCGGCAACATTGCGGTGGAGATAAACTATGCGGCAGGTCTGCATGAAAATGCCCTGTTTGCTACCGGTCTGGTGCTGCTGATTTTAATACTTATATTAAACAGTCTGGCTACTCTGGTACTGAAGCGGGGGGAACAGCATGCTTAA
- the pstA gene encoding phosphate ABC transporter permease PstA, giving the protein MLKFTSRSTQKVAFSLLWTAGIITLLILLLIIGYIIIRGLPGFSWDFLFTPPAGGLAGDGGISSTIVTTLYLVGLTLLILVPVGIGAAIYLVEYAPDNRLTRFIRYGVQTLAGVPSILFGLFGFALFVTVLHFRFSILSGALTLACLLLPVLITATEEALKTVPRSYRAGAMALGATKWQSITHVILPAALPGIATGVILCAGRALGETACLYVTMGGSAAMPDSLLSGGRSLALHVFYLATETNAIDKAMATAAVLIVIIVGLNALTNFISRRFQKRMSGGV; this is encoded by the coding sequence ATGCTTAAATTTACCTCCCGCAGCACCCAGAAAGTGGCGTTTTCGCTGTTGTGGACGGCAGGCATTATCACCTTGCTTATTCTGCTGCTTATTATAGGTTACATTATTATAAGGGGCTTGCCCGGTTTCTCATGGGATTTTCTGTTTACTCCGCCGGCAGGCGGTCTGGCAGGTGACGGGGGTATTTCTTCGACTATTGTCACCACCCTGTATCTGGTAGGACTGACTTTGCTGATACTGGTGCCGGTAGGTATCGGGGCGGCTATATATCTGGTGGAATATGCACCTGATAACCGCCTGACCCGTTTTATCCGTTACGGCGTTCAAACTTTGGCAGGTGTGCCCTCTATCCTGTTCGGGCTGTTCGGGTTTGCCCTGTTTGTCACGGTTCTCCACTTCCGGTTCTCCATACTTTCAGGTGCACTTACGCTGGCCTGCCTGCTGCTTCCGGTGCTTATCACGGCTACAGAAGAAGCTCTAAAGACAGTTCCCCGTTCCTACCGGGCAGGGGCTATGGCTCTTGGGGCTACCAAATGGCAGTCCATAACCCATGTAATACTGCCGGCAGCTTTGCCGGGTATTGCTACCGGGGTGATACTCTGTGCCGGGCGGGCTTTGGGTGAAACAGCCTGTTTATATGTGACTATGGGTGGCAGTGCCGCCATGCCGGATTCGCTTCTTTCGGGCGGGCGTTCACTGGCATTGCATGTATTTTATCTGGCTACCGAGACCAATGCCATAGATAAGGCCATGGCCACCGCTGCAGTCTTGATAGTGATTATTGTGGGGCTGAATGCTTTAACCAATTTCATTTCCCGGCGTTTTCAGAAACGCATGAGCGGAGGAGTTTAA
- the pstB gene encoding phosphate ABC transporter ATP-binding protein PstB, whose protein sequence is MDPKIKIRGVNFFYHKHQVLKNINMDFPERQITAIIGPSGCGKSTLLRALNRMNDIVSGARLEGAVLLDNENIYSPNLDVVNLRKRVGMVFQQPNPFPKSIFDNVAFGPRMLGTTVQSRLDEVVEKSLRQAALWDEVKDNLHKSGLALSGGQQQRLCIARVLAIEPEVILMDEPCSALDPVSTMRIEELMQELKQNYTIAIVTHNMQQAARASDWTGFLLTGDLVEYGRTGEIFSRPRDKRTEDYITGRFG, encoded by the coding sequence ATGGACCCTAAAATAAAAATCCGCGGTGTTAACTTCTTCTATCACAAGCACCAGGTACTGAAAAATATAAATATGGACTTCCCCGAACGCCAGATAACCGCCATAATCGGCCCTTCAGGTTGCGGCAAGAGCACCCTTTTGCGGGCCCTCAACCGCATGAATGATATTGTCAGCGGGGCCAGACTGGAGGGTGCTGTACTGCTGGATAATGAAAATATCTACTCCCCCAATCTGGATGTGGTCAACCTCCGCAAGCGGGTGGGTATGGTTTTCCAGCAGCCCAACCCTTTTCCCAAGAGCATTTTTGATAATGTGGCTTTTGGTCCGCGTATGCTGGGCACTACTGTCCAGTCCCGTCTGGACGAGGTGGTAGAAAAAAGTCTGCGTCAGGCGGCTTTGTGGGACGAGGTCAAAGACAACCTGCATAAATCCGGTCTGGCCCTCTCCGGCGGGCAGCAGCAAAGGCTGTGTATTGCCAGAGTGTTGGCGATAGAGCCGGAGGTTATCCTGATGGATGAACCCTGTTCCGCCCTTGACCCGGTGAGCACTATGAGGATTGAAGAATTGATGCAGGAACTGAAGCAAAACTATACTATTGCTATAGTAACTCACAACATGCAGCAGGCTGCCCGCGCCTCGGACTGGACTGGCTTTCTGCTGACAGGCGACCTGGTGGAATACGGGCGGACGGGTGAGATTTTCTCCCGCCCCAGAGATAAACGCACTGAAGACTATATTACCGGACGTTTCGGTTAA